The following are encoded together in the Campylobacter devanensis genome:
- a CDS encoding enoyl-ACP reductase, whose amino-acid sequence MNCYHEEFKGKTLVISGGTRGIGRAIVLEFAKYGANIAFTYNSNEEMAKNQALELEKEFGIKARAYPLNILEPETYKELFLEIDKDFDRVDFFVSNAIISGRAVAGGYTKFMKLKPRGINNIFTATVNAFVVGSQEAAKRMEKIGGGSIVSLSSTGNLVYIEHYSGHGTAKAAVEAMARYAATELGEKNIRVNVVSGGPIETDALRAFTNYEEVRDATASLSPLGRMGQPTDLAGACLFLCSSKASWVTGHTFIIDGGTTFK is encoded by the coding sequence ATGAACTGTTATCATGAAGAATTTAAAGGCAAAACCCTAGTTATTAGTGGTGGTACAAGAGGAATTGGTAGAGCAATTGTACTTGAATTTGCAAAATATGGTGCAAATATTGCATTTACCTATAACTCTAATGAAGAGATGGCTAAAAATCAAGCATTAGAATTAGAAAAAGAATTTGGCATCAAAGCTAGAGCATATCCTTTAAATATTCTTGAACCTGAAACTTATAAAGAGCTATTTTTAGAGATAGATAAAGATTTTGATAGAGTCGATTTTTTTGTATCAAATGCAATTATTTCAGGACGCGCAGTAGCTGGTGGTTATACTAAATTTATGAAGTTAAAACCTCGTGGAATAAACAATATCTTTACAGCCACCGTAAATGCATTTGTAGTAGGCTCTCAAGAAGCTGCTAAAAGAATGGAAAAAATAGGCGGTGGTAGCATAGTTAGCTTAAGCTCAACTGGAAATCTAGTCTATATAGAACACTATAGCGGTCACGGTACAGCAAAAGCTGCAGTGGAGGCTATGGCAAGATACGCAGCTACTGAGCTTGGCGAGAAAAACATCAGAGTAAATGTAGTAAGTGGTGGGCCAATAGAAACTGATGCTTTAAGAGCATTTACAAATTATGAAGAAGTAAGAGATGCTACAGCATCATTAAGTCCTTTAGGTCGCATGGGACAACCAACTGATCTTGCAGGTGCTTGTTTATTTCTATGCAGCTCAAAAGCTAGCTGGGTAACAGGCCATACATTTATAATAGATGGTGGCACTACTTTTAAATGA
- a CDS encoding EamA family transporter, translating to MTNLWVTTFIWAFSFPLIGYYIVGVVDNYFAILFRSCIAFLIFLPFLNLKLKFDLKLKLITIGGLQIGLMSIFYYHSFLYLSVSEVALFTIFTPFYLSLIYDLISCKFKKLYLISITLCIIGAFIIKFESWSLSSLYGFILVQMANICFGAAQAFYKLTCKNLKDNRSNFGYFYLGAVLVSGVSFILFGNFTMLPQNLQSWVVLLYLGVVASGFGYYLWSSGSLMVDSGTLAIMNNAIIPIAILVNAIFWGVDFDIYKMTIGGFLIVLALFLQSKFETFYKNQINFKYNT from the coding sequence ATGACCAATTTATGGGTAACAACTTTTATATGGGCATTCTCATTTCCGCTTATTGGATACTATATCGTCGGAGTTGTTGATAACTATTTTGCTATACTTTTTCGTTCTTGTATAGCATTTTTGATATTTTTACCATTTTTAAATTTAAAGTTAAAATTTGATTTAAAGCTAAAATTAATCACTATTGGCGGCCTACAAATTGGTCTTATGAGTATATTTTACTACCATTCATTTTTATATCTTAGCGTAAGCGAAGTTGCTCTTTTTACTATATTTACACCATTTTATCTAAGCCTAATCTATGATCTTATATCGTGCAAATTTAAAAAACTATACTTAATTAGCATTACTTTATGTATAATTGGTGCTTTTATTATTAAATTTGAAAGTTGGAGCCTTAGTTCTTTATATGGATTTATACTCGTGCAGATGGCAAATATCTGCTTTGGGGCAGCACAAGCATTTTATAAGCTTACTTGTAAAAATTTAAAAGATAATAGATCAAATTTTGGATATTTTTATCTTGGGGCGGTTTTGGTTTCAGGGGTTAGCTTTATTCTCTTTGGGAATTTTACAATGCTTCCACAAAATTTGCAAAGCTGGGTAGTTTTACTCTACCTTGGTGTAGTAGCTTCTGGGTTTGGCTATTATTTGTGGAGTAGTGGCTCGCTTATGGTCGATAGTGGCACTTTAGCAATTATGAATAATGCTATAATTCCAATAGCAATTTTGGTAAATGCAATTTTTTGGGGAGTAGATTTTGATATTTATAAGATGACAATCGGTGGATTTTTGATTGTTTTAGCCCTATTTTTACAGAGTAAGTTTGAGACATTTTATAAAAATCAAATTAATTTTAAGTATAATACATAG
- the cysS gene encoding cysteine--tRNA ligase has translation MQIYDTVLKQKVKLVPLNGNDINIYVCGPTVYDDAHLGHAKSSISFDLLRRVLIALGYKVKFVKNFTDIDDKILAKMKSSNQSLEQITTYYIDRYKKDMNALNVLNADIEPKATESLDAIINYIQKLEQNGATYRLDDGIYFDTSKDQKYLSLSGRKDENLIARVTSNGAKKDEKDFVLWKFDEQWYDSPFGKGRPGWHTECVAMIEEIFNGTIDIHAGGADLLFPHHENEAAQCRCANHKELAKHWLHNGFIQVNNEKMSKSLGNSFFVKDALAIAPGEAVRYYLMSSHYRANFNYDIGDLLSSKKRLDKIYRLKKRLSGVTPGEINLEFKNAIIETLSDDLNISEALAKIDEMVNIANTNLDKEPKNKALKADIMANLEFIKEILGILYIDEFEWFQYGFSLEQKEQIANLIESRNSAKAAKDYAKADAIRDKLTALGVAIMDTPNGVKWEKIWTE, from the coding sequence ATGCAAATTTATGATACAGTTTTAAAACAAAAAGTTAAACTTGTTCCACTTAATGGCAATGATATAAATATCTATGTCTGCGGACCAACTGTTTATGATGATGCTCATCTAGGACATGCAAAATCTAGTATTAGCTTTGATCTGCTTAGGCGAGTTTTAATAGCTCTTGGGTATAAGGTTAAGTTTGTCAAAAACTTTACTGATATAGATGATAAAATTCTAGCTAAAATGAAATCTAGCAATCAAAGCTTAGAGCAGATAACGACATACTATATAGATAGATATAAAAAAGATATGAACGCTTTAAATGTCCTAAATGCCGATATAGAACCTAAAGCCACAGAGTCGCTTGATGCGATCATAAATTATATTCAAAAACTAGAACAAAATGGCGCTACGTATAGGCTAGATGATGGAATTTATTTTGATACTAGCAAAGATCAAAAATATCTAAGTCTAAGCGGCAGAAAAGACGAAAATCTAATCGCAAGAGTTACTAGCAATGGGGCTAAAAAAGATGAAAAAGATTTTGTGCTATGGAAATTTGATGAACAATGGTATGATAGTCCGTTTGGCAAGGGGCGTCCTGGTTGGCATACCGAGTGTGTAGCAATGATTGAAGAGATCTTTAATGGAACCATTGATATTCACGCTGGTGGAGCTGATCTACTCTTTCCCCACCATGAAAACGAAGCTGCACAATGCCGATGTGCCAATCATAAAGAGCTAGCTAAACATTGGCTACATAATGGATTTATTCAAGTAAATAACGAAAAAATGAGTAAAAGCCTTGGCAATTCATTTTTTGTTAAAGATGCTTTAGCTATTGCTCCGGGTGAAGCGGTAAGATATTATCTGATGAGTAGTCATTATAGGGCAAATTTCAACTACGATATAGGAGATTTACTCTCTAGTAAAAAACGGCTCGATAAAATTTATAGACTTAAAAAACGCTTAAGTGGCGTAACTCCTGGAGAGATAAATTTAGAGTTTAAAAATGCGATTATAGAAACCCTAAGCGATGATTTAAATATTTCAGAAGCCTTAGCAAAAATTGATGAAATGGTAAATATAGCAAATACAAATCTAGATAAAGAGCCTAAAAACAAAGCACTAAAAGCTGATATAATGGCAAATTTAGAATTTATAAAAGAGATTTTAGGAATTCTTTATATAGATGAGTTTGAGTGGTTTCAATATGGATTTAGCTTAGAACAAAAAGAGCAAATTGCAAATTTAATAGAATCTAGAAATAGCGCTAAGGCTGCTAAAGACTATGCTAAAGCTGATGCTATAAGAGATAAATTAACCGCCCTTGGTGTAGCGATAATGGATACGCCAAATGGAGTAAAATGGGAGAAAATATGGACGGAATAA
- a CDS encoding M16 family metallopeptidase, translating into MLPKFSKITLENGFEIYHTPLNLGSNVISIDLYYKVGSRNETMGKSGIAHMLEHLNFKSTDNRKAGEFDSIVKGFGGVNNASTGFDFTHYFIKCSSQNLDTSLELYADIMANLSLEEDEFLPERDVVLEERRWRTDNNPTGILYFRLFNHAFIYHPYHWTPIGFIKDIENWNIADIKEFWSKFYQPKNAFLMITGDIDENTAFELGKKHFEGIANRCEIPTMHCIEPEQNGEKSLIIHKQSDVEMIAIAYKIPPFNHPDQTALSAIGEYLSSGKSSLFERVLIDKLNLVNQIYAYPMESIDENLFIIIAICNPGIKAKLVKKEILKLIKKLKNSDIDTDELTKIKNCLKSNFIYSLSSASKLASLYGSYIARGDIEPLWQLSDRTNALTTQDIKECANRYFNKDKSTTIILKGIK; encoded by the coding sequence ATGCTACCAAAATTTAGCAAAATTACCCTTGAAAATGGGTTTGAGATCTATCATACTCCTTTAAATTTAGGTTCAAATGTTATTAGCATAGATCTTTATTATAAAGTTGGTTCTAGAAACGAAACAATGGGTAAGAGCGGAATCGCTCATATGTTAGAACATCTAAATTTTAAAAGTACAGACAATAGAAAAGCTGGTGAGTTTGACTCCATTGTAAAGGGTTTTGGCGGAGTAAATAATGCTAGTACTGGCTTTGATTTTACGCACTATTTTATCAAATGTTCGAGTCAAAATTTAGATACATCGCTAGAACTTTATGCTGATATAATGGCAAATTTAAGCCTTGAAGAAGATGAATTTTTACCTGAGCGAGATGTTGTTTTAGAAGAACGCAGATGGAGAACGGACAATAATCCAACTGGAATACTATATTTTAGACTATTTAATCACGCTTTTATATATCATCCTTATCACTGGACGCCAATTGGATTTATTAAAGATATTGAAAATTGGAATATTGCTGATATTAAAGAGTTTTGGTCTAAATTTTATCAACCAAAAAATGCATTTTTAATGATTACTGGAGATATTGACGAGAATACTGCATTTGAACTTGGCAAAAAACACTTTGAAGGTATAGCAAACCGCTGCGAAATACCTACTATGCACTGCATAGAGCCTGAACAAAACGGAGAAAAGTCTTTAATAATTCACAAACAAAGTGATGTAGAGATGATAGCTATCGCTTATAAAATACCGCCATTTAATCATCCAGACCAGACTGCATTAAGTGCAATTGGCGAATATCTTAGCAGCGGTAAAAGCTCATTATTTGAAAGAGTTTTAATAGATAAATTAAATTTAGTAAATCAAATTTATGCTTATCCTATGGAAAGCATTGATGAAAATTTATTTATAATAATCGCTATTTGCAATCCAGGTATAAAAGCCAAACTAGTTAAAAAAGAGATCTTAAAGCTGATAAAAAAACTAAAAAATAGCGATATAGATACTGATGAGCTAACTAAAATTAAAAATTGCCTAAAGAGCAATTTTATCTACTCATTAAGTAGCGCAAGCAAGCTTGCAAGTCTATATGGAAGCTATATAGCAAGAGGCGATATAGAGCCACTTTGGCAACTCTCAGATAGAACAAATGCACTTACAACACAAGATATCAAAGAGTGTGCTAATAGGTATTTTAACAAAGATAAATCCACTACAATTATATTAAAAGGAATCAAATGA
- a CDS encoding quinone-dependent dihydroorotate dehydrogenase, producing MNYSDIKKIFFKLNPENAHKIAEFGMKLSVKIPFVSDYLVNNFCFIDTKLSQNIFGINFLNPVGLAGGFDKNATMITPLSAMGFGFLEYGTLTPKPQGGNPKPRLFRLIEEKSLQNAMGFNNDGLDKIKARASKVYPFSIPIIANIGKNKITPNDMAIKDYEILVKGLDSCCDAFVINISSPNTPNLRDLQSESFINELFAALSSLTKKPLILKIAPDMSIDSAISLCSTAANAGFKGLIINNTSVDYSLTPKAKDFGGISGQLIKNKSKELFKEVAKELYGKAVLISCGGIDNGQDAYERIKMGASLVQIYTSFIYEGPSICKNINNQILNLALSEGYENISQAVGANLRR from the coding sequence ATGAACTATAGTGATATTAAAAAAATTTTTTTTAAACTAAATCCAGAAAATGCCCATAAAATAGCTGAATTTGGAATGAAATTATCTGTAAAAATTCCATTTGTTAGCGATTATTTGGTGAATAATTTCTGCTTTATTGACACTAAGCTATCACAAAATATTTTTGGAATTAATTTTTTAAATCCAGTTGGACTTGCCGGTGGATTTGATAAAAATGCTACAATGATTACACCGCTATCTGCGATGGGGTTTGGATTTTTAGAGTATGGCACTCTTACACCAAAACCTCAAGGTGGAAATCCAAAACCAAGGCTATTTCGCTTAATAGAAGAAAAAAGTCTACAAAATGCCATGGGATTTAATAACGATGGCTTAGATAAGATTAAAGCTAGAGCCTCAAAGGTATATCCTTTTAGTATCCCTATTATTGCTAATATTGGCAAAAATAAGATTACGCCAAATGATATGGCTATTAAAGATTATGAAATTTTAGTTAAAGGGCTTGATAGTTGCTGTGATGCATTTGTAATCAACATCAGCTCACCAAATACTCCAAATTTGAGAGATTTACAAAGCGAGTCTTTTATAAATGAACTATTTGCTGCTTTAAGTAGCTTAACCAAAAAACCTCTAATTTTAAAAATAGCTCCAGATATGAGTATAGACTCAGCTATATCTCTTTGTTCTACAGCTGCAAATGCCGGATTTAAAGGGTTAATTATCAATAATACTAGCGTGGATTACTCTCTTACACCAAAGGCAAAAGATTTTGGCGGTATCAGCGGCCAACTTATTAAAAACAAGAGCAAAGAGCTATTTAAAGAGGTTGCTAAAGAGCTTTATGGTAAAGCAGTATTAATTAGCTGTGGCGGAATAGATAATGGTCAAGATGCATATGAGCGTATCAAAATGGGTGCAAGCTTAGTGCAAATATATACTAGTTTTATCTATGAAGGTCCAAGTATTTGCAAAAATATTAATAATCAAATATTAAATTTAGCCTTAAGCGAGGGATATGAAAATATTTCTCAAGCAGTTGGCGCTAATCTAAGGAGATAA
- a CDS encoding ABC transporter ATP-binding protein produces the protein MDGITEVFRRFKSYYKEYVWQFAIAILGMIMASIGTAVSAWLVKPVLDYIFVEKNETLLYLLPYAIIAIYFIKSLGVYLQVYFTAYIGQDMIRRFRYKLLDNLLGLDMSFFHKYRTGELMSRIMGDIERIRNIVSSLIPELVREFVTIIGLLCVVIYQSPTLALFSLIVLPAAFYPLSRLAKRMRKLSRTSQETSSDITSVLNEIFSNIEIVKASSAQEKELSKFDNHNTKIFHLNLKSVKVNALVSPMMETLGSVGIAITIIIGGQQVINGEITVGSFFSFLTALFMLYTPIKRITNIYNQMQDAVVASQRTFELLDMQPSIVDGNINFPAKVNSITIQDLKFSYGDKTALNGINLKVYKGQMIALVGSSGGGKSTLINLLMRFYDPNSGMILINDNDLSEFKLDSLRQNIGLVTQRVYIFNDTIAANVAYAAPLNEAKVIMALKMANAYSFVQNLDNGIYTTLDEYGANLSGGQRQRIAIARALYHNPQILIFDEATSALDNESEQEITKAIENLSKDKIIFVIAHRLSTIKNADKIAVIGHGKIVGFGTDKELEAECEIYQKLKLGAIH, from the coding sequence ATGGACGGAATAACAGAAGTCTTTAGACGGTTTAAATCCTATTATAAAGAGTATGTGTGGCAGTTTGCTATTGCAATTTTAGGAATGATTATGGCTAGCATTGGCACAGCAGTATCTGCATGGCTAGTTAAACCTGTGCTTGATTATATCTTTGTTGAAAAAAATGAAACACTTTTATATTTGCTTCCATATGCGATTATTGCAATATATTTTATAAAAAGCCTTGGAGTATATCTACAGGTATATTTTACCGCTTATATCGGACAAGATATGATAAGGCGTTTTAGATACAAACTACTTGATAATCTACTTGGATTAGATATGAGTTTTTTCCATAAATATCGCACTGGCGAGCTAATGAGTAGGATTATGGGTGATATTGAGCGTATTCGCAATATCGTCTCATCGCTCATTCCTGAACTAGTGCGTGAGTTTGTAACTATTATTGGATTACTTTGTGTTGTAATTTATCAAAGCCCTACTTTAGCACTATTTTCACTTATTGTGTTACCAGCAGCCTTTTATCCGCTTTCACGCTTAGCTAAAAGAATGCGAAAACTTAGCCGAACATCGCAAGAAACTTCTAGCGATATCACATCGGTGTTAAATGAAATTTTCTCAAATATCGAAATAGTTAAAGCTAGTAGTGCTCAAGAAAAAGAGCTAAGCAAATTTGATAATCACAATACTAAAATATTTCATTTAAATTTAAAAAGCGTTAAGGTAAATGCTTTAGTTAGTCCAATGATGGAAACATTAGGCTCAGTTGGTATTGCTATTACTATTATCATTGGCGGACAACAGGTAATAAATGGAGAAATTACAGTAGGTAGCTTTTTTAGCTTTCTTACAGCGCTATTTATGCTCTATACGCCTATAAAACGTATAACAAATATATATAATCAAATGCAAGATGCAGTAGTAGCTAGCCAAAGAACATTTGAGTTACTTGATATGCAGCCAAGTATTGTTGATGGAAATATAAATTTCCCAGCTAAGGTAAATTCAATCACAATCCAAGATTTAAAATTTAGCTACGGTGATAAAACTGCACTAAATGGTATAAATCTTAAAGTCTATAAGGGTCAAATGATAGCTTTAGTAGGTAGTAGTGGTGGCGGCAAAAGCACACTTATTAATCTATTAATGAGATTTTATGACCCAAATTCTGGAATGATTTTAATCAATGATAATGATTTAAGCGAATTTAAACTAGATAGCCTAAGGCAAAATATTGGTTTAGTTACTCAGCGTGTATATATCTTTAACGATACAATAGCAGCTAATGTAGCGTATGCTGCTCCACTAAATGAGGCTAAAGTTATAATGGCACTTAAGATGGCAAATGCTTATAGTTTTGTTCAAAATTTAGATAATGGAATCTATACAACTTTAGATGAATATGGCGCAAATTTAAGCGGTGGCCAAAGACAAAGAATAGCCATAGCTAGAGCTCTTTATCATAATCCACAAATTCTAATATTTGATGAAGCCACTAGCGCACTAGATAATGAAAGCGAACAAGAAATAACAAAAGCTATTGAAAATTTAAGCAAAGATAAGATTATATTTGTTATTGCTCACCGTCTATCAACTATCAAAAATGCTGATAAAATTGCTGTTATAGGTCATGGTAAAATCGTAGGATTTGGTACAGATAAAGAGCTTGAAGCAGAATGTGAAATTTATCAAAAACTAAAACTAGGAGCAATCCACTAA
- a CDS encoding RrF2 family transcriptional regulator, whose product MLFTKASEYAMLSLILLSQANHPKDVDTISSELGISKSFLAKILQNLAKEGILHSFKGANGGFVLADKPSNLSIKRILESAEKRKVNVFECANSRCDCPSSKGDECKIWPMFNDLQGRIDEFLDQITLTDIIKK is encoded by the coding sequence GTGTTATTTACCAAAGCCAGTGAATATGCTATGCTATCATTGATTTTATTATCACAAGCTAATCACCCAAAAGATGTAGATACTATATCGTCTGAACTTGGAATTTCAAAAAGTTTTTTAGCAAAAATTTTGCAAAATTTAGCAAAAGAGGGTATATTGCACTCCTTTAAAGGTGCAAATGGTGGGTTTGTTTTAGCCGATAAACCATCAAATTTAAGCATTAAGCGTATTTTAGAGAGTGCTGAAAAGCGTAAGGTAAATGTATTTGAGTGCGCAAATTCTAGATGCGATTGTCCTAGCAGCAAAGGCGATGAATGTAAAATTTGGCCTATGTTTAATGATTTACAAGGTCGAATTGATGAGTTTTTAGACCAGATTACCTTAACTGATATTATAAAGAAATAA
- the murJ gene encoding murein biosynthesis integral membrane protein MurJ gives MLRHFFTNSIGILCSRVLGFIRDLMTANALGASIWSDIFFVAFKLPNLFRRLFGEGAFSQAFMPNLVKVSQKGLFCAEILIKLSLAMLGLSLIVMLFAPLVTKALAFGFSPETIALAVPLVRINFWYLLAIFIVTLLSALLQYKNHFATTAFSTALLNISMITALLLALNLDQKSAAMYLSWGVVAGGMLQVLSHIIALKRLNLLRLLTLGIAKFAKGKRAKAKGFWQNFGHGIIGSSANQLSDFISTFIASFLATGAISYLYYANRIFQLPLALFAIALSTAIFPKIAKAIKSKNDTNAINLLKKSFSLLFFLLLFSTIGGFVLANEIIWLLFQRGEFNTNNTIESAKVLQMYMLGLLPFGLYKLFSLWLYAKMQQKIAAKIAIYSLFINTALCLLLFKPLGASGLALAGSISGLFLLGYAIFVFGIRQFLDIIFNRINLITIILAVIFGYLLIELRGIIYANL, from the coding sequence TTGCTGCGACATTTCTTTACAAATAGTATCGGGATTTTATGTTCTAGAGTGCTTGGATTTATTAGAGATTTAATGACGGCAAATGCTCTTGGTGCAAGTATTTGGAGTGATATATTTTTTGTAGCGTTTAAGCTGCCTAATCTATTTCGTAGACTCTTTGGAGAGGGTGCATTTTCTCAAGCCTTTATGCCAAATTTAGTAAAAGTTAGTCAAAAAGGGTTATTTTGCGCTGAAATTTTAATCAAACTTAGCCTTGCGATGCTTGGTCTTAGTCTTATTGTGATGCTCTTTGCTCCTTTAGTTACTAAGGCGCTTGCATTTGGATTTAGTCCTGAGACAATTGCTCTAGCTGTTCCACTAGTAAGAATAAATTTTTGGTATCTTTTGGCAATTTTTATTGTTACACTACTCTCAGCACTTCTTCAATATAAAAACCACTTTGCCACTACAGCTTTTAGTACAGCTTTGCTAAATATATCGATGATAACTGCTTTGCTTTTAGCATTAAATTTAGACCAAAAAAGTGCTGCAATGTATCTTAGCTGGGGGGTTGTAGCTGGAGGAATGTTGCAGGTTTTATCTCATATTATCGCACTTAAAAGATTAAATTTACTCCGTTTATTAACTCTTGGTATAGCCAAATTTGCCAAAGGCAAAAGAGCTAAAGCTAAAGGTTTTTGGCAAAACTTTGGCCATGGAATTATTGGTAGTAGCGCCAATCAACTAAGTGACTTTATCTCCACTTTTATTGCTAGCTTTCTAGCTACTGGGGCAATTAGCTATCTATACTACGCAAATAGAATCTTTCAATTACCTTTAGCACTTTTTGCTATCGCACTTTCTACGGCAATATTTCCTAAAATTGCCAAAGCAATAAAATCTAAAAACGATACAAACGCCATAAATTTGCTAAAAAAAAGCTTTAGTTTACTATTTTTTTTACTACTATTTTCTACTATTGGCGGATTTGTTTTAGCTAATGAGATTATTTGGCTGCTATTTCAAAGGGGTGAATTTAACACTAATAATACTATAGAATCAGCTAAGGTCTTGCAAATGTATATGTTAGGACTTTTACCTTTTGGGCTTTATAAGCTCTTTTCGCTCTGGCTATATGCTAAAATGCAACAAAAAATCGCTGCTAAAATAGCTATATATTCACTTTTTATAAATACTGCTTTATGCTTGCTTCTTTTTAAACCTTTAGGAGCAAGCGGACTAGCACTTGCTGGGAGTATTAGCGGACTATTTTTACTAGGATATGCAATTTTTGTATTTGGAATTAGGCAATTTTTGGATATAATCTTTAATAGGATAAATCTAATAACTATAATCTTAGCAGTAATTTTTGGCTATTTATTAATAGAATTAAGGGGTATAATATATGCAAATTTATGA
- a CDS encoding RusA family crossover junction endodeoxyribonuclease: MLQKIVYNDRPTSINNKNDAIKAIYQKGLKKAALEQNAFIMNGDLAVEILWKQHLPADIDNILKYTLDALKGICYVDDCAIISLKISKRYSQKEQLIITIKNKFILSKFIKKLIYTVFIKPLIKFIDANFKDIIEYEKHNHNPTTTINPNNNLALNLLINTPNQQINPSQNLSSLTNQTTNQIQKTKSEIQTPTTSNKTAQSVSTDKNPQMQAVALIKTTLQEFKGKITIAYKFSPKNIAIYIVVSKSLDAQVRKEIAHLSKEKIMALQNRLNQGQFTIHYGSIPLKSNNIKL; encoded by the coding sequence ATGCTACAAAAAATAGTATATAACGACAGACCAACAAGCATAAATAATAAAAATGATGCTATTAAAGCAATTTATCAAAAGGGGTTAAAAAAAGCTGCTTTAGAACAAAATGCATTTATTATGAATGGAGATTTGGCTGTCGAAATACTATGGAAACAGCACTTACCAGCCGACATTGATAATATTTTAAAATACACGCTTGATGCGCTAAAAGGAATATGTTATGTTGATGATTGCGCCATTATATCGCTTAAAATTTCTAAACGATACTCCCAAAAAGAGCAGCTAATAATAACAATAAAAAATAAATTTATCTTATCTAAATTTATTAAAAAGCTCATATATACCGTATTTATAAAGCCTCTAATAAAATTTATCGATGCTAATTTTAAAGATATAATAGAGTATGAAAAACATAACCATAATCCAACAACTACGATAAATCCTAATAATAATTTAGCGTTAAATTTGCTTATAAATACACCAAATCAACAGATAAATCCAAGTCAAAATTTATCATCTTTAACTAATCAGACAACAAATCAAATACAAAAAACAAAATCTGAAATTCAAACTCCAACTACATCAAATAAAACTGCACAATCAGTATCAACAGACAAAAACCCTCAAATGCAGGCTGTAGCACTAATCAAAACTACACTACAAGAATTCAAAGGCAAAATCACAATTGCCTATAAATTTAGCCCAAAAAATATCGCCATTTATATCGTAGTATCAAAATCCCTAGATGCACAAGTACGCAAGGAGATCGCACACTTAAGCAAAGAAAAGATTATGGCCTTGCAAAATAGATTAAATCAAGGCCAATTTACTATTCATTATGGCTCAATTCCACTAAAATCTAACAATATTAAACTCTAA
- the dapA gene encoding 4-hydroxy-tetrahydrodipicolinate synthase — translation MKKSIYGAMTALVTPFKNGKIDEDGYEKLIKRQIKNGIDAVVPVGTTGESATLTHDEHRICIEIAVNACKNSDVKVLAGAGSNATHEAIGLAEFAQNCGADGILSVAPYYNKPTQEGLYQHYKAISKSVDIPILLYNVPSRTGCDILPETIIRLFNDCDNIYGVKEASGNIERCVDILAHEPKIYLLSGDDAINYPVLSNGGKGVISVTSNLLPDQTSALTHYAMQNEFLKAKEINDKLYNINKVLFCESNPIPIKAAMYIAGLIDSLEYRLPLVTPSSENLKKIESIMKTYDIKGF, via the coding sequence ATGAAAAAAAGTATTTATGGAGCGATGACAGCTCTAGTAACACCTTTTAAAAATGGTAAAATAGATGAAGATGGTTATGAAAAACTTATTAAAAGACAGATAAAAAATGGAATTGATGCAGTTGTACCTGTAGGTACTACTGGAGAGAGTGCTACTTTGACACATGATGAACACAGAATTTGTATTGAGATAGCTGTAAATGCGTGTAAAAATAGCGATGTAAAAGTATTAGCGGGTGCTGGAAGTAATGCTACTCACGAGGCTATAGGTTTGGCTGAATTTGCTCAAAATTGTGGCGCAGACGGAATCTTATCAGTAGCACCATACTATAATAAACCAACTCAAGAAGGATTATATCAACACTACAAAGCTATATCCAAATCAGTAGATATACCTATCTTGCTATACAATGTCCCATCTAGAACGGGATGTGATATATTGCCAGAGACTATTATAAGATTATTTAATGATTGCGATAATATCTATGGAGTTAAAGAAGCAAGTGGCAATATAGAAAGATGTGTTGATATTTTAGCTCATGAACCAAAGATATATTTATTAAGCGGTGATGATGCTATTAACTATCCAGTTTTAAGCAATGGAGGAAAAGGCGTTATATCAGTTACATCAAATCTCTTACCAGATCAAACTTCAGCTCTTACTCACTATGCTATGCAAAATGAGTTTTTAAAAGCAAAAGAGATTAATGATAAACTATATAATATAAATAAAGTTCTATTTTGCGAGTCAAATCCAATACCTATTAAAGCAGCTATGTATATTGCTGGCTTAATAGATAGCTTAGAATATAGATTACCACTTGTAACTCCAAGTAGTGAGAATCTCAAAAAGATAGAATCAATAATGAAAACTTACGATATAAAAGGATTTTAA